The stretch of DNA CGCATTGCCAGCCTGCTAGATCTTACCATCGGCGGCAGCGGACTTTTCGGCGGCATGCGCCTGACGAAGCGCATGCAGGAGCATCTCGAAGATCTGAACGTGGAAGACCTCGACCGTCCCTTTGTCGCCGTGGCTGCGGAGGTGAACACCGGCCACGAGGTCTGGATTTCCAGCGGCTCGCTGATTACGGCGCTGCGTGCATCCTATGCCCTGCCCGGCATCTTCGAGCCAGTTCGCAGCAACAGCCGCACGCTGGTCGACGGCGCACTGGTCAATCCGGTGCCGGTTTCCGTTTGCCGCAGCTACGAACAGCAGCTCGTCGTGGCTGTCAATCTGAACTACGACCTCTTCGGCCGGTCCGCAGTCGTCAAGCACAATGCGACCTTGACGCTTCAAGAGATGCAGAAGCAGGAGGCGGCCCCCTATGCCCGCCTCGGAATGACCGGCGTGATGGTGCAAGCCTTCAACATCATCCAGGACAGAATTTCGCGCGCGCGCCTTGCCGGCGATCCGCCGGACATTTCGCTGCATCCGCGTCTCAGCGACATCGGCCTGTCGGAATTCCACCGGGCTGGCGAAGCGATAGAGCGCGGATACGAGGAAGCCAGAGCGCGGCTTCCCGAACTCCGGCGGATGCAGGAAGCGTTCGCCACCC from Rhizobium sp. 007 encodes:
- a CDS encoding patatin-like phospholipase family protein, yielding MLNWSLHRQSSEAGSSGSGVSTVPDMTVPPTSALPPKRAKIALALGGGAARGWAHIGVLRAMDEAGIEVGMIAGTSIGALVGGCYLAGKLDELEAFARSLTMRRIASLLDLTIGGSGLFGGMRLTKRMQEHLEDLNVEDLDRPFVAVAAEVNTGHEVWISSGSLITALRASYALPGIFEPVRSNSRTLVDGALVNPVPVSVCRSYEQQLVVAVNLNYDLFGRSAVVKHNATLTLQEMQKQEAAPYARLGMTGVMVQAFNIIQDRISRARLAGDPPDISLHPRLSDIGLSEFHRAGEAIERGYEEARARLPELRRMQEAFATQA